A single window of Maylandia zebra isolate NMK-2024a linkage group LG2, Mzebra_GT3a, whole genome shotgun sequence DNA harbors:
- the enpp6 gene encoding glycerophosphocholine cholinephosphodiesterase ENPP6, giving the protein MSSRKTPAFCPRTVLLLLLLFDAGQLGVEAHPLLVFLIDGFRYDYMDDLHHLPGFRELVENGVKVDHLTPDFPSLSYPNYYSLMTGRHCDIHQMTGNYMWDEVSKKEFLIGTNPDSRLPIWWDGSEPLWVTLQKLGRKVFMYYWPGCEVEILGVRPSFCEEYVYNPSEKNLTASITNALTVLRSNQADMAAIYYENIDVEGHHFGPDSRQVKTAVQQLDLAMQKLNSKIKEMNMVNQLNIMLFSDHGMTKIHWMEKVIELDKYINMADIVKMMDRGPVVSLWPEENKFQEVSARLSEVPNMGVYAREEIPERFHYKKGKFVSPLTLVAEPGWFIAPNKASLPYWKNDSGEASAWQNGWHGYDNEFIDMRGFFLATGPDFKMNVRAAPIRSVDIYNLMCWTLGVDPLPNNGSWSRVECLLNSSNGVSHPFWIYSVGLLAIILTT; this is encoded by the exons ATGTCCAGCAGAAAGACTCCTGCGTTCTGCCCTCGGAccgtcctgctgctgctgctgctgtttgacgCAGGACAGCTGGGTGTCGAGGCGCACCCGTTACTCGTGTTCTTGATCGATGGATTCCGCTACGACTACATGGATGACCTGCACCATTTACCCGGATTTCGTGAGCTTGTGGAAAATGGTGTGAAGGTTGACCACTTAACGCCGGACTTCCCAAGCTTGTCATACCCTAATTATTATTCCTTGATGACAG GCCGTCATTGTGATATTCATCAGATGACTGGAAACTACATGTGGGATGAAGTCTCCAAGAAAGAATTCCTAATTGGGACCAATCCTGACAGCCGGTTGCCAATTTGGTGGGACGGGTCAGAACCACTGTGGGTCACCTTGCAGAAGCTGGGAAGGAAGGTTTTCATGTACTACTGGCCAG GCTGTGAGGTGGAGATTCTGGGTGTCCGTCCATCTTTCTGTGAGGAATACGTGTACAACCCCTCAGAGAAAAATCTCACAGCATCAATAACAAATGCACTAACAGTCTTAAG aTCAAACCAAGCAGACATGGCAGCAATATATTATGAGAACATTGATGTGGAGGGCCATCACTTTGGTCCAGACTCTCGTCAGGTCAAAACAGCTGTGCAACAACTGGATCTTGCAATGCAGAAACTCAACAGCAAAATCAAA GAGATGAACATGGTGAACCAGCTGAATATAATGTTGTTTTCAGACCACGGTATGACAAAAATCCACTGGATGGAGAAGGTCATAGAGCTGGATAAGTATATCAACATGGCAGACATCGTCAAGATGATGGACAGAGGCCCAGTGGTCAGTCTTTGGCCTGAAGAAAACAAGTTCCAGGAG GTATCTGCCAGATTGTCTGAGGTCCCTAACATGGGTGTCTATGCCAGAGAAGAGATCCCTGAACGATTCCATTACAAGAAAGGAAAGTTTGTTTCCCCCCTTACACTAGTGGCTGAGCCAGGATGGTTTATCGCTCCG AACAAGGCAAGTCTCCCCTATTGGAAAAATGACTCTGGGGAAGCGTCCGCATGGCAAAATGGCTGGCATGGGTACGACAATGAGTTCATTGACATGAGAGGCTTCTTCTTGGCAACAGGACCCG ACTTCAAGATGAATGTTCGGGCAGCTCCAATCCGATCGGTGGACATCTATAATCTGATGTGCTGGACGTTGGGAGTGGATCCTCTGCCCAATAATGGGTCCTGGTCTCGGGTCGAGTGCTTGCTGAATAGTTCTAATGGTGTATCTCATCCCTTCTGGATCTACTCTGTTGGTCTACTAGCAATCATACTGACAACATAG